Sequence from the Strix uralensis isolate ZFMK-TIS-50842 chromosome 1, bStrUra1, whole genome shotgun sequence genome:
TTCTTCTACACAGTCATTAACAACATTTCTGTGCAACATTTGGTGTTCGTTACATTTATTTGGCCTATTAAAAGGAAACAAGGACAAAACAGCTGCAAATAAAACCAACTTCTCTTTCACAATAGATACTTCAGATGCCGAAGCTGCTACATGTGCTTGGAATATCATGCAGGAGTTTACTTATTCATTTAAATAGGATACATATTTATAGCTGAGCTCGTCTCACATCGGACTAGGATGAGGGAAACCTGGAAGAACTCAGTTGAAAACATTGTTGAGTACAGTGACGACGAGCACACAACCACCAAAGATATTTTGGCCCGAGCAGTGTgtatataaatgcatatacacacggacacagatacacacacacacgcacctaaaaaaaccccaactctcagtGACTGAACTACAATTCGTCGCAGGGACTGAACAACAGTGTCACACAACCTGGCTACGTGTCTATGCAAAAATTATTGAAAACATGAGTGACCGCCGAACACGACTGCTGACCCCTGCGACGCGCCTCGGGGAAGGAAACCGCCCCTGAACTCCGCTCCTGCCCCGACGCGGAGGGAGCTCTCCCAGGAACAAACTGTGACTTTGTCCACCTTTATTTGTAAATGGGACCTCAACCCACACGCAAGGCCCCACTGGTAGGCACAAAAATCCTGCCTTTAATGGGGGATGTCGGAGGAAGGCCAAGCTCACCGCGGGCGGGCGGATGCGCTTCTAACGATGGAGCGGAGGTTTTAATGAGGTACCTGGCAATAATCACTGTTGTTGTCGCTGTCGTTCCAAGTGCTGGGGGGATTCAGAGCAGATGGGAGAGGAATGAGAAAGGCTCAGCCCTCACTTCCGTGCCTCAGCGGAAAACCTCCCGCAAGCTGGTTTCACCACGGGAGCCGCATGCCAGCACCGGCATGAAAACCGGGAGGCTGAATTCACAGCTGCCTCCTTTTCTGCCCACCACGCCAGGAGTATTTCATAGCCTAGAAAAAGGCTCCAAGTGAAAGGGGAAAAGGACGTTGTGTGTTTCAAGGAGCACTAACCTCCCTTGGATTTACTGGCTTCCTCCCTTCTGATGATGAACAACCCAAATCTTTCCATAACTGCTTACTGCCAGCGCTAGCAAACGACCAGATTCATGTTATTAAAAGGCTATTTAGGTAATAAATCTCTATGAAAGTCATCTAACCAGCAGGAAGAGAAACATTCCTAAGAAATTATTGCTTCTGGAGTCTGAAATTGCCATCCATGAACAGCGCAGAGCCAACCGGACTCCTGCAGTAACGCAATGGTACAAAATCCACGCTACGCCCTTCCGAGTGGTTAAAGTTTGAGCTTCTCTGCTCTCATGGGAAATATTTCTAGACGTGCAGCTTACTGATGACAGCACTCAAGAATCTGAGCACTAACGGTGTCTCGTGTCCAAGGTGTTACATGTCACCAGAAGGACTGTAGCAGAATATGTGAAAATTGTTTACAGTATAGAGCAACCCAGAATGAAACCACTAAACCTCAAGCCTACTGCAGTAAAGGTCCAAGGAGAAGGAGCACATGGGATGAATCTGACTATACAGTAataccacaaacaaaaaaaattatgcttgctATCACCAGGAATAAAATAAAGCCCCTTCAACTCTCTCTTCCCACAATTTGGGCAATAAACACATAAAATCTTACTACTTTACCTTTTAatcatgaccaaaaaaaaataatcatttctgTATCAAAAGATAAGGTAAGGGACACATAAAGAAATCAATCAGTGCCCACTCTACCCTGAGAAGTGCCAGGGCTAGGAAAACTCTCTCAAATTCAAGAAAAAGCATTACTATGAAAGGTGTCAGGAGCCAGCGTGGTGGTTTCACAGGCTGGCCAAGGTACAGGAGATATTTTGGCTGGGGCTTTCCCAAGTTTATTCTTCTGGCACTACTACAAATACTTCAGTGTGTTTACAATGGATAATTATTTCCTTCAGCTTTACAGGGGAGTGAAACAGAGCTTCCTGCTACAAGGCACTGTGCATATTCACGCGTTATGAATGGTAATCAAACAGCCCCATAAACAACCCCAAATATGGATTTTAATGTCAAATTCTTACAAATGAGGCTATGCCAAATGCTGGCTGGGATGAAATTGGACCTGCCCTGCCTTGGATTGAAACCCTCTGGGTTCAAAACGTCCTTCCTCCCTCCTCGCCCTTCCTCTGACTGAGAAAGCTAAATAAATGTGTGTGAGCTCACCCCTCAAAACGGTTTCACATTCCCTCTGCTGGGTGTGAAGTGCGAGGGAGCTTCAACTTCTCCTCCCTCTATGCAGCTAGACCTTGGTCAGCTCGATGGTGCTGTGAAAGAAATCTTGTCTTATGAAGGTGCGAAGTGGAGAAATGACGATCTGAAACCACACCGATCCACGAAACTCATGGGGAAAAAGGGCAATTATGGCTGGCACCGGCCAGAAAATGCAGAGTTTTAAACTGTAGAAGAACCTTTCCAGAAGTAGAGATTAAAATAAGGAGTACTGGACAGCGTTCATTTAACCAAGACCAGAATCTTCaaggagctttaaaaataaaatattaaagccactttaaaaatatctaactCAGTGTGTATTTTACATTAATGCCAGTTATAGAGTGAAATACAACTCATCTCTGTTAGATATGAACATCACCAGAATATATTAAATGTAACTGAGATGATAAAATTCACGGCAGAAGTTCAGTTAAAGTATTTCTCACAACTGATTTCTTCAATAAGGTCTCATATTCTTCAGTAGTATTATTCCCCTGTCTGAACACAGTTCACAGTATgtgttctaaataaaaatatattcaccttaaagaaaaaaaaaaaaagactttctcaAGACACttgaaaaaacaaccaaccaacctaAGTCCTGTGTGATGACGTGTACTTTAGTACTCAGCGATTTCACCAGCCTAAAGCCAACGCTGTCACCCTCGACAGCACAGGACATCGGCACCGACTGAAAGCCTTCAGCTAAGAAACCCACGTGTGCCACCAGGAATTTGTCAACGATGCTGGCCGAGACTGCGCGTTCACTTCAAATATACCAAAACATACATTTCTTAAATACATTGACAATTCAAGTAATTTattcaaaactgcttttcattttgaaatatatattcttttgaaTGACTATATTGCAGCATGATTTACACATGCATTTTAAAGTACTGGAGTATGAGAAGTTTGAGGCAGCAGAAATCTTACAACGAGCTGCGATTTGTCTGCTCAGCACACGGATTGACTGCAGCCCGGAGGTCCATGCGAAAACGAGTAAACAGCATCACAAACACTTCTTGTAAGACGACAAACAGAAGTTCGGTTTCTAAAGTTGCTATAAATGGCTGCTGGATCTCTGAGCCTTGGCTGCCCGTGGATTGGGGCACACTGCTAGCGATCCAAACGCTATTTTAAATCAGATTAGCACAACTCTTTCAAGCTCTTCAcagaaaaaatgtctttgcaCCACAGCTATGTCCTGAATCAAGGAAGGGGGCGTGGAGGTTGCGCTGACGACATGGGTACAGCAGCTCGGAAGAGCTCCAGCCTGTAATTCCTCCGACACAGGGACTGGAACAGCAACACATGCTAGTGGATTGAATTTTAAGGCCTAAAAACTGTTTCTGACACAGATTTTTATACACCCAGACTATGCCATAAAATGATGGAGGTAGGCCTTCGGTTTACCTTGTTGTACTGACACCGTGCCTTTAACCTTGGCTGCTGCGTTCACAGCCAGGAGGTTAAAGGATCATAAAAAGTGCAATTAATCAACAACTTCCTTTCCCTACGAAAGAGAATCCGCACGCCCCCTCCCACGAAGCTGACCCCAGAGACACCCTTTCTCCATGGCAGCTTCATCCCGAGATGATTAGGTTTAAATGCCAAGAAAACCCCCGAGTTCACCAGCACGCAACACTCCCAGCTAAAAATTGTCACAGCGTATTCCAACGACATTCATAAAATTCAGCACTTGTGATAAAAACCTGTCAGTGCTGGTCACCTCTCCCAGTTGCTGCTCCTTCCATCTACAGTTCACATCACACACCCTCTCCGGACAAGCAGCAGACTTGGGAGTAGTTGTTGAACAGTATGACTAAAAGAATTCAAGGCAGTTTCTTAGAAACTGCagtaattgcttttgtttttcttgaaagaaacTGCAAATAAAACTATTCTGTAGTAATTGCACTAACAAAAACATGAAGTCTAAAATTAACGTTAAAGAACTGTAGCTGTCAGACCAATAATATCATGcgtatgaaaaaaaattgttcaagaTGTCTAAGCGTTTGATTCAGCTATTACACTAGTGAAATCTGAAATGTTCAGACAAAAAAATAGCAAGAGACTATAAGTTAAGATAGCTTCCATTTTCAGTTAGtttaaaaacagctgaaaacttactttttctaACTGCTAATTGTATACACTGTGAGTCTCATGCAGATTAATAAAACTTATTCAAAATCTAAATGTATTCTTAATaaaaaagtgttcagaaatgATGTTTCTAAGTTGTAGAGAAAGCAATTAGCATCATAGCTATCTGTTCAAACCTATATTAAGGACTACAgaatttcatttacatttttgcatgaaactgcattttcttctgcaattttAGCTACAAGTAGTGAAGATCCTAAtttgttttcctggaaaaaaaaaaaaaaaaaagttcttgatCCTGCACCTGCACTCCCTGGAATGTGGGTGAACATTAAGTGACGCCTCACACGGCTGACTCGCCCTCCAGCTCCGACGCAGCAGTTCCTCTGCGCGTCAGCTTCAGCACGGTCGGCTTCTCGGTGCTCGTGCCGTTGCCCTCGGCTGTCTCTGGAGGACCCAgtcctttctgttcttcctttggCTCTTCGTTGACTTCGGGGTAAATCACCAAGAAGGTAGCTGTCAAAAAACCCAGGAAGGATCCCACTGAAGCCACCATGGGAATGACTCTGACTGTGCCAACTGCATCCACCACACCGCCAAGGGCAGAGGCCACGAGGATCTGGGAGATGTAAACCTGACATGACAGAATAGCGCAGTCTATGCCAAATCCTCGCTTTGAGTTCCCGGGGCTGTGGTGAATGTActggaaaaagacaagaaatgttGTGTTAGGAGGTAAAACAACAGATGAAATCAAATATTTCAACACTAGTATCTTCCTCGAATTTCTCAGCCACGTGGTCAACTTTATGCCATCCCTGTGCATCACGCAGGCTGTACGTGTCCAGAGCAACAGCCTCCTAAGCTGCTTATCAACGGCCTCCTCATCTAACAACCAAGTTGTAGACACTTACTGGGGCACTCCTAGTGTGAACTTGGCtccaagatcacagaatcacagaatcattcaggttggaaaagacccttgggatcatcaagtccaaccatcagcccaactctacaaagttctcccctacaccacatcccccaacatctcacccaaatgacccttaaacacacccagggatggtgactccaccccctccctgggcagcctattccactgtctgaccactctttctgtgaaaattttttttcctagtgtccagtctgaacctcccctgttgcagtttaaagccgttccctcttgttctgtcactaatcacctgcgagaagagaccagcaccaacctctctacaacgtcctttcagtagttgtagagagtgatgaggtctcccctcagccttctcttcctcaaactgaacagacccagctccctcaatctctcctcacaggatttattctccaggcccttccccagcttcgttgccctcctctgcactcactccagcacctcgagatctctctcatactgaggtgcccaaaactggacacaatactccaggtgtggcctcaccagtgcagagcacagggggactatcacctccctacttctgctggtcacactatttccaacacaagccaggatgctgttggatttcttggccacctgggcacactgctggctcctgttcagctgcttgtcagttagaacccccagatccttttcttctaGGCAgtccagccacacctccccattttgtaaaaaaaaaaaaatttacacgaAACAGTTGGTGGAAATGATTTTTATGATTATAAAATGGAATTCCCCTCCCAATCCCAGTGCAGAAACATGTTAAAATAAACAATCCTCCTCTAATTTGTAATTCAAATGGAACAGTGTTAAGAAATGGAAAGTAAACCTGACCTCGTTGCCTTGTATCTCCCCAAACCTACAGCTGCATTTCCAGGCTCACCTCAGTATCTAAGACTGTGAAGAACTTGAGTAATGCTAACGTAATACGTCAGAAACAGTAGTAACAACTAGGAGTATAATAAATACTCCAATAATTATTTCATCTCTCTTCATATGCACCCAAATCCTTTTATACCTCAGCACAGGGTGAAGCAATCATGACCCCACTGAGCCAATGTGACGCTAATACCATCTGATTTAAATGGCAGCTCTTGCTATTTACCATCAAGGACTAATCTGTGCTTTGGCACACATCCCAACAAAGCTGGCATCTCAAATAATGAGATTTAATAAATCCATTTTGCCACTGTGATCTTCAGAGAAACGTGACTGCTCTGCCTtgattaaaatattcaaaatattccACGTACCTGTTTAATATCATGGTATTGTCCCAAAAGCGCGTAGGGGCAGTAGGAGATACTCATAGAGACTATTCCCATCGTGCTGATCATTATCATGGTGACATACACGTTGGGGAACATAGCCATCACTGCAGTGCCAAGAGAAAAACCCAGCGTGCCCAGGATGTAGATCACTTTTATACTAAGGTCATAGTTGTCCAAGTATTTCTGCAACAAGGCTGCAGAGATCaagaataaaacataaatatCAGTTTAACTGGTCAAGTTTTTGTGTGGCCATGACAGCTCGATACGCTATTTAGGACTCTGACACTCACTGTGTTACTGGGCTTGTCTTagcagcacagctcagccctCACGGGGAAAAGGACATATTGCTGCTTCAGAAACCGGGGAACAAATGAGCTCAGAGACTTGCCTAAACCACGCTACAACTCTGAGGCAGAGCAAAATGCTTTGAGACTCAAACGTATCATGGTCCACTCAGCCCACTTAGTAATTTTACCTATTTATTAACTTTATCCATGCAGGTACACTCTGAGCACAGAGGAGATTCAGTTTCTAATGCAAGCACATTCGCTAAACAAAGCCATCGGGTCACTGGCGTTTATAGCCACGTTTCAATTTGTGGGCAGGAACAAGCTGCCCACCTGAACTTCAACTGGACATGTCTCAACAAAGAGGCAGTCCCCACCATACTGATCTGTGCAGACGTGCCCGCACACATGCTGCAAAAGGCAGAATTTAAGTTTGGCAAAAGCTCTCAATTTCATAGTCCATTCCACGCCCAAACTGTCTGTAGTTGATTTATCTGTTATTAGAGAGCATGAAAGActttcagaaatatatatttatatttctgattttaaaaagtctttgcAAAAACCCTCTTACATATGCTCGAATCCTctaaaaagcataattttagTTTCCTGATGACTAGCTAAATGCCATTCAATATCCTCTGATATCATTTTGTGCTTTATGCACTTAACCAATCTGTTCATATTTCCACCTCTATATTTGGAGGAATTTTTTAATATTGATTCTTAAAGAAGCCCCTCCCTTTAAGACCACATGAAGTGCTTTTCCAAAATAGCCTTCACCCCAAACAAGGAGGCAGATGCTAACTGAAGCAGAGCCAGTTTTACCTTGCAAAGACGTATCAGAGGTGCATTCCACTGTCTGATAGTGCAGTCTCTTAcctgaacaaacagcagcagtagcagcataAATTACCAGTCCCCAGCATCCCATCTGAACTCCGGCATTATAGTCATGTAACTCAGTTGAGTTAGAAGGGGCCTGCAACAAGCACAAACgcaaagctgttttcttgtaACGAGCACATCTCAAACGAGTAACTAGGCAGGTCTGCCAATGGGAACTGTTCTCTTACCTTTGGATCGCCCTGAAAGATGACCTGTCCCATGAAATCTGTATAGAACACAGCTTCAGCAATGATTGAAAACCAAGTTAAGAGGTGACAGACACACAGTCTCAGCAGCTCCTTTGGCATCTTTAGCATCGACAACCACAAGAGTCTGACAGTGGTTTCAGTTTCCCCCTCTTCGCTCTCCGTGTCTCCGCTTGAATTTGTGGTGCCACTCTGATTCCTGTGCCTGTACCTCTGTCGCTGCCGCTTCTGCATGTCGTAGATATCATTCATGCTGCGTGAGGACTTTATCAAGACGATGGCATTGGCCCGCCGAAAGCGGTAACGGTGGGAGCCTATTTTGCCATAGTAGGAGAAGGTGTAAGATGGCTGACGGTAGAACATGTGCCTCCGCCTTCGCATGGAGTTTGAAGTACTAGACTGCTTCATGCCTATTCTAGTGTGTCCATTGAGGAACTCTTTTGGTAGGGAGCCATTCACGTTTGGGACTTTATCTTCATTTAAGCGATTATCAAGcaacatttcctcctctttctcattGTCCCTGAGGAAACCAGACAGGTGGTTAAGTTTCGACTTCATGATCTCTTGGCTTGTGTTGTGGGGAGTGTTTGGATATGAAGCATCCTGAAAAATGGAGGGTTCGATGTCATGCAGAAAAAGCAGCTCTGATTCAATTTCCAATGTAGCATCGGGCATGTGCAGAACCGAGTCACTTTTACTTCTTACAATGTTCACCTCAAGGAACTCCATATTGAGATCATGCTCTGATTGAACCTCATCATGGAACATAGAGGCTCCATACGGCTCTTCCTCACTAATTACATTCAGTCGATTCAGAGGGGGGAGAC
This genomic interval carries:
- the SLC45A4 gene encoding solute carrier family 45 member 4 isoform X1 gives rise to the protein MVMKMAPQNADSESMQVQDLPVAQLQKTENKENESREETISEGSIDRIPIRLWVMHGAVMFGREFCYAMETALVTPVLLQIGLPEQYYSLTWFLSPILGLIFTPLIGSASDRCTLSWGRRRPFILALCIGVLFGVALFLNGSVIGLAIGDVPDKQPIGIVLTVLGVVVLDFCADATEGPIRAYLLDVVDSEEQDMALNIHAFSAGLGGAIGYMLGGLDWTQTFLGGIFKSQEQVLFFFAAIIFSVSVALHLFSIEEEQYNPQQDRIDDGDDTLSSVKFSGSLPPLNRLNVISEEEPYGASMFHDEVQSEHDLNMEFLEVNIVRSKSDSVLHMPDATLEIESELLFLHDIEPSIFQDASYPNTPHNTSQEIMKSKLNHLSGFLRDNEKEEEMLLDNRLNEDKVPNVNGSLPKEFLNGHTRIGMKQSSTSNSMRRRRHMFYRQPSYTFSYYGKIGSHRYRFRRANAIVLIKSSRSMNDIYDMQKRQRQRYRHRNQSGTTNSSGDTESEEGETETTVRLLWLSMLKMPKELLRLCVCHLLTWFSIIAEAVFYTDFMGQVIFQGDPKAPSNSTELHDYNAGVQMGCWGLVIYAATAAVCSALLQKYLDNYDLSIKVIYILGTLGFSLGTAVMAMFPNVYVTMIMISTMGIVSMSISYCPYALLGQYHDIKQYIHHSPGNSKRGFGIDCAILSCQVYISQILVASALGGVVDAVGTVRVIPMVASVGSFLGFLTATFLVIYPEVNEEPKEEQKGLGPPETAEGNGTSTEKPTVLKLTRRGTAASELEGESAV
- the SLC45A4 gene encoding solute carrier family 45 member 4 isoform X2; amino-acid sequence: MVMKMAPQNADSESMQVQDLPVAQLQKTENKENESREETISEGSIDRIPIRLWVMHGAVMFGREFCYAMETALVTPVLLQIGLAIGDVPDKQPIGIVLTVLGVVVLDFCADATEGPIRAYLLDVVDSEEQDMALNIHAFSAGLGGAIGYMLGGLDWTQTFLGGIFKSQEQVLFFFAAIIFSVSVALHLFSIEEEQYNPQQDRIDDGDDTLSSVKFSGSLPPLNRLNVISEEEPYGASMFHDEVQSEHDLNMEFLEVNIVRSKSDSVLHMPDATLEIESELLFLHDIEPSIFQDASYPNTPHNTSQEIMKSKLNHLSGFLRDNEKEEEMLLDNRLNEDKVPNVNGSLPKEFLNGHTRIGMKQSSTSNSMRRRRHMFYRQPSYTFSYYGKIGSHRYRFRRANAIVLIKSSRSMNDIYDMQKRQRQRYRHRNQSGTTNSSGDTESEEGETETTVRLLWLSMLKMPKELLRLCVCHLLTWFSIIAEAVFYTDFMGQVIFQGDPKAPSNSTELHDYNAGVQMGCWGLVIYAATAAVCSALLQKYLDNYDLSIKVIYILGTLGFSLGTAVMAMFPNVYVTMIMISTMGIVSMSISYCPYALLGQYHDIKQYIHHSPGNSKRGFGIDCAILSCQVYISQILVASALGGVVDAVGTVRVIPMVASVGSFLGFLTATFLVIYPEVNEEPKEEQKGLGPPETAEGNGTSTEKPTVLKLTRRGTAASELEGESAV